The candidate division WOR-3 bacterium DNA window CATGAGCCGGTTCCAGAGCGATGTCCATTGCCTGTCGCAGTTGGCAGGCTCCATCGCGGCCTGCGGGTTCTCGTAGACCCACTGCTGGAAACCGTCGACCACTGCCATGTATGGCCAGAACTGGACGTTCTTCTCCAGATTCTCATTCAGCGCGCGCGCGGCATCAGCTTCCGAATAGAACCCTCCCCTGGACTTCGCGAAGTAGGGCGCGGCGAGAAGCTCCATGCCCATCGAAGCGACCTCGGCGAACTCGAGCCCGGCATGCCGCTGCTGGTGCCAGCGCAGCGGACGCGCCTCGAACACGTGGGCCGCGTGGCCGCTCTCGTGGATGAGAGTCATCACGTCGCCATGGAGCCCGACGGCGTTCATGAAGATGAACGGCAGTTTGAGGGTGGGATAGGACGTGCAGTAGCCGCCCGGCGCCTTGTTCTTTCGGTTCTCGAGGTCCAGCGTGCCTTCCTGCATCATCGTCTGGAAATAGCCGCCGACCCGCGGGTCAACCTGATTGAGAATGGAGGATACTCCGGACTTGAACTCCTCGACTCCCTTGAATGGCGAAAGAGGCTCGCGGCCGAGTGGGTCAACTTCCAGGTCCCATGGTTTGAGAGCCGCAAAGCCGAGGTTCCTCGCCCGACGGGCGTAGATGCGGGCGGCGGCCGGAACCACGGCCTGCTCTATCGCCTGTTGGAACTGCTTGCAGTTCTCGGGCGTGTAGTCGAAACGGTGCATCTCCTGCCAGCGGAAGGAGCGGTAATCCTTGAAGCCGGCGTTCGCAGCCATCTGCAGCCGCAGTTTGAGCAGCTTCCGCCAGAGCTCGTTCAAGGCGGCCCGGTCCTTCAACTGCCTCTCCGCGGTCAGCCGCCACGCCTTCTCGCGCCGCGCCCGGTCAGTCTGCTGCAGCGCCGGCCGGAGCTGGGTCACGGTGATCTCTTTGCCGTCCCACTCCACTGTCTGACCGCCGATGATCTTCGAGTATTCCGTACAGAGCTTCTCGACCTCGACCTGCAACGGCAGGTTCGCCTCGCGGAAGATGGCGGCATCGGCCTGGACTCGCAGCAGCGGTCGCTCGAAGCCCCTTGGCCTGAGGCCGCTCTCCAACAGCTTTGCCTTCAACTTCTGCTCCGCCTCGGCCGCCTTCGGGTAGATCTCCTCGAGGTAGCGGTTGAAGCGCTGTTCCGCCTCTTTGTCCGCGGTGTTCACGTCCTTCGCAACGTTCAGACGCGTGCCGACCTCGTCCACCCGGTCGCTGAGCCGGGTCCAGTCATCGAGGAAGGCCTCGACGTTCGCAGCCGAAAGCGTGCGTCCGGCCAGCTCGGCGTGGAACGGCTCGAACTGCGACCACGACCAGTCGAGCATCTCGGTGGCTTTCTCAGGCATTGACTTGATATCGTTCACGGCAGTGTTCCTTTCAATTGTGACCGGCAATCATGCCCGCTTCTGTTTTGCTGTCAAGGCAAACCCGCGTGCTGCTTCAAGCGCTCGCCCGGCCATCGCGCTCCGCTTGTCGCGTCCCCGCAGGCGGAAAACCGGGACTGTGCCGGATTGCGGACGCGTCTTCGCGGCCGGGGACTGTCCCGGGTTTTCCAGCCGTGGCAACAGGCCGAAGTTGGCATTCATCGGCTGGAAAACCGGAACTGTAGCGGATTGCGGACGCGTGCTCGCGGCCGGGGACTGTCCCGGGTTTTCCAGGCCGCGCTGTGCCGAGATGTATGCCAGCAGGCTTCCGAGCATCATGTCGCGCGGCACCTCGACCGGCTCGTCTCCCATGGCCAGCCGCGCCGCGTTGATGCCGGCGATCAGTCCAGCACCCATTGATTCAACGTAGCCTTCAACACCAGCCAATTGCCCGGCAACCAGCAGGTCCGGACTCGCCCTCGTCTGCAGCGTCGGCAGCAGCACCTTCGGCGAGTCGAGATACGTGTTCCGGTGGATGCTCCCGAACCCGAGGAACGTTGCTCCCTCCAGCCCCGGAATCATCTTGAATATGCGCTCTTGTTCGCCCTGCTTCAGCCGGGTCTGGAACCCGACGAGATTGTGCATCGTCCCTTCGACGTTC harbors:
- a CDS encoding M3 family oligoendopeptidase: MPEKATEMLDWSWSQFEPFHAELAGRTLSAANVEAFLDDWTRLSDRVDEVGTRLNVAKDVNTADKEAEQRFNRYLEEIYPKAAEAEQKLKAKLLESGLRPRGFERPLLRVQADAAIFREANLPLQVEVEKLCTEYSKIIGGQTVEWDGKEITVTQLRPALQQTDRARREKAWRLTAERQLKDRAALNELWRKLLKLRLQMAANAGFKDYRSFRWQEMHRFDYTPENCKQFQQAIEQAVVPAAARIYARRARNLGFAALKPWDLEVDPLGREPLSPFKGVEEFKSGVSSILNQVDPRVGGYFQTMMQEGTLDLENRKNKAPGGYCTSYPTLKLPFIFMNAVGLHGDVMTLIHESGHAAHVFEARPLRWHQQRHAGLEFAEVASMGMELLAAPYFAKSRGGFYSEADAARALNENLEKNVQFWPYMAVVDGFQQWVYENPQAAMEPANCDRQWTSLWNRLMTGVDWGGFEEVVATGWQRKLHIFQIPFYYVEYGLAQLGAVQVWANALRDEASAVANYRKALALGGTKSLPELYAAAGAKFSFDAGTLGTVIGLIEQKLATP